Proteins encoded within one genomic window of Pseudalkalibacillus sp. SCS-8:
- a CDS encoding TVP38/TMEM64 family protein, with product MKTLLNNKWVKWTLISAFILFAIWFSTTQLDLNANEIRDWIIGFGVFAPLIYMILYTVRPLIFFPASVLSITGGLAFGPLFGTIYTVLGATAGAILSFIVARKLGKNIANKEWKGKGRAIQSQLEKNGFFYVLLFRFIPLFNFDLISYTAGVSKVRFRDFFLGTLIGIIPGTFAYNFLGSSLVSGDPKIILFAVIVFAALSLIPMWVRNKWVKRQEVKEGVLDDETI from the coding sequence ATGAAAACCTTGCTTAACAACAAATGGGTAAAATGGACATTGATTTCTGCTTTTATTCTTTTTGCCATCTGGTTCAGTACCACTCAATTGGATTTGAATGCTAATGAAATTCGAGATTGGATCATCGGTTTCGGCGTTTTTGCGCCGCTCATCTATATGATTTTATATACCGTCCGGCCATTGATTTTCTTTCCTGCTTCAGTCCTATCTATCACTGGTGGACTGGCATTCGGTCCGTTGTTCGGTACGATTTACACGGTACTCGGAGCCACAGCAGGGGCGATATTATCCTTCATCGTCGCTCGGAAACTCGGAAAAAATATTGCGAATAAAGAATGGAAAGGGAAAGGACGGGCGATCCAGTCTCAACTAGAGAAAAATGGATTTTTCTACGTTCTCTTGTTCAGGTTCATCCCTTTGTTCAACTTCGATTTGATTAGCTATACCGCCGGAGTTTCAAAGGTCCGTTTCAGAGACTTCTTTCTGGGAACATTAATAGGGATTATTCCTGGTACGTTCGCTTACAACTTTCTCGGTAGTAGTTTGGTGTCAGGAGACCCGAAAATCATCCTCTTTGCCGTCATCGTGTTCGCAGCATTATCCTTGATTCCGATGTGGGTCAGGAACAAATGGGTGAAGAGACAAGAAGTCAAGGAAGGAGTGCTTGATGATGAGACCATATGA
- a CDS encoding ABC transporter ATP-binding protein, which yields MKNFIELQNITKRYSDQKIVLNDISLSIKKGEILSVVGPSGCGKSTLLRCIAGLEDHEGTIKMENTERSAHGTEQRTIVLMFQDSLLFPHMNVLENVTYGLKMKKIPKKARIRCALEMLEKVEMEDHLKKFPYELSGGQQQRVALARALVTKPDLLLLDEPFSSLDQSLRLELRQYVRNVLLEEGVTALFITHDIEEASFMGNRLAVMGKGSIQQIGDPINLSLKPVNSFVARFFSDGLLVENGFIPTRALSVKPSITGKSEFQLEGVVKNSSLEYGQTIYHIYIPKINQMISLPSTNYHFSKGDPILLNYTEESIHYFNELTTEGGEKDNENLA from the coding sequence ATGAAGAATTTCATTGAATTGCAAAACATTACAAAAAGATATAGCGACCAAAAGATCGTCTTGAACGATATCTCTCTATCGATAAAAAAGGGTGAAATCTTAAGTGTAGTAGGACCTTCCGGATGTGGAAAATCGACATTGCTCAGGTGTATTGCTGGTCTTGAGGATCATGAGGGCACTATTAAAATGGAAAATACTGAACGGTCAGCACATGGTACGGAACAACGAACAATCGTCCTTATGTTTCAGGATTCACTCCTTTTTCCACACATGAATGTATTGGAAAACGTAACGTACGGATTAAAAATGAAAAAAATACCAAAAAAGGCACGTATTCGATGTGCTCTTGAAATGCTTGAAAAAGTGGAAATGGAAGATCATCTTAAGAAGTTCCCTTATGAACTATCCGGGGGCCAGCAGCAACGTGTCGCATTAGCCAGAGCTCTTGTCACAAAACCTGATTTACTTCTATTGGATGAACCATTCAGTAGTCTAGATCAGTCCCTTCGTCTTGAGTTAAGGCAGTACGTGAGAAACGTTCTCTTGGAAGAAGGGGTAACTGCTCTTTTCATCACTCATGATATTGAAGAGGCGTCATTCATGGGCAATCGTTTGGCAGTGATGGGAAAAGGCAGCATTCAACAAATCGGTGACCCTATCAATCTTTCTTTAAAACCTGTTAACTCGTTTGTTGCGCGATTCTTTTCAGATGGTCTATTAGTTGAAAATGGATTCATCCCAACACGTGCATTAAGCGTCAAGCCTTCAATAACCGGCAAATCGGAGTTTCAACTAGAAGGGGTAGTTAAGAATTCAAGCCTGGAATATGGGCAAACAATCTATCATATCTACATCCCTAAGATAAATCAGATGATAAGCCTCCCTTCAACGAATTATCATTTCTCAAAGGGAGATCCAATTTTGTTGAATTATACGGAGGAAAGCATTCATTACTTTAATGAACTAACAACGGAAGGGGGAGAGAAGGACAATGAAAACCTTGCTTAA
- a CDS encoding dihydrolipoyl dehydrogenase family protein produces MMRPYDLIVIGGGAGGLTVAAGAASLGAQVALIEKNELLGGDCLHYGCVPSKALIKSAKEVYTAQKAAEEFGLKINGQPDITVAMERVKAAISGLQHHDSHERFESLGVDIFSERTGRFVNPEQLKLDNGKILKGKRFVIATGSRPFIPPIEGIEEVDYLTNETIFNLKELPKRLVVIGGGAIGLEMAQSLARFGSDVTVVETSETLFGREDEEMIPIITNELQKELHFTFNSMAKSVRMTENGTKLLTIEKEGNTFDLEADDILIATGRKPNTDNLGLEEIGVKLDKGHVVVNDHLQTTVPNIFAVGDTNGKYPFTHAAGMEGKLVVRNALIGFKGKINYDNLPWVTYTDPEVYHLGMTEKEAMDKYGDSIKVFKVENKEVDRFATDRDEVGLVKVITTQKGEILGAHAVGRNAGDWMQEIVFAKTQGHKIGDLSNVIHPYPTHGAILENTANQYWREKLFEGVLPKVTEKYIQYFR; encoded by the coding sequence ATGATGAGACCATATGATTTGATTGTTATTGGAGGAGGTGCTGGAGGACTGACCGTCGCAGCAGGTGCAGCGAGCCTCGGAGCTCAGGTTGCTCTGATTGAAAAGAATGAGCTGCTCGGTGGAGATTGCCTCCATTATGGCTGTGTACCTTCAAAAGCACTCATCAAAAGCGCAAAAGAAGTCTATACCGCTCAAAAGGCAGCGGAAGAATTCGGTTTAAAAATAAATGGTCAACCAGATATAACAGTCGCAATGGAACGAGTCAAGGCAGCAATTTCAGGTCTTCAGCATCATGACAGCCATGAACGGTTCGAATCGTTAGGTGTGGATATCTTTTCGGAACGTACAGGCCGTTTCGTTAATCCCGAACAGCTTAAATTGGATAATGGGAAGATTTTAAAAGGAAAACGGTTCGTTATTGCTACTGGATCCAGACCTTTCATCCCACCGATCGAGGGGATTGAAGAAGTCGATTACCTCACGAACGAAACGATATTCAACTTGAAAGAATTGCCAAAACGGCTCGTTGTCATCGGAGGTGGCGCCATAGGACTCGAAATGGCTCAATCCCTTGCACGATTCGGATCGGACGTTACGGTTGTCGAAACATCCGAAACTTTATTCGGGCGTGAAGACGAAGAAATGATTCCAATCATCACGAACGAACTCCAAAAAGAGCTTCATTTCACCTTCAATTCGATGGCGAAAAGTGTACGTATGACGGAAAATGGGACAAAGCTCCTTACCATTGAAAAAGAAGGGAATACCTTCGATCTCGAAGCGGACGACATACTAATTGCAACTGGTCGAAAACCAAATACAGACAACCTTGGACTTGAAGAGATCGGAGTCAAACTTGATAAAGGCCACGTCGTCGTAAATGACCACTTGCAGACCACAGTTCCGAATATTTTTGCAGTAGGGGATACCAATGGGAAATACCCCTTCACCCATGCGGCAGGAATGGAGGGTAAACTAGTTGTACGGAATGCCCTGATCGGATTTAAGGGGAAGATCAATTATGATAACCTTCCTTGGGTCACGTATACCGATCCAGAGGTTTATCATCTTGGAATGACGGAAAAAGAAGCCATGGACAAGTACGGGGATTCAATAAAAGTTTTTAAAGTGGAAAATAAAGAGGTCGATCGCTTCGCTACTGACAGGGATGAAGTTGGTCTAGTGAAAGTCATTACGACTCAAAAAGGGGAAATACTTGGCGCCCATGCGGTAGGACGGAATGCCGGTGATTGGATGCAAGAGATTGTATTTGCAAAGACTCAAGGGCATAAAATCGGAGACCTTTCAAATGTCATCCATCCGTATCCGACACACGGTGCAATACTAGAAAATACAGCAAACCAGTATTGGAGAGAGAAACTGTTTGAAGGTGTCCTACCAAAGGTAACAGAGAAGTATATACAGTATTTCAGATAA